One Thomasclavelia spiroformis DSM 1552 DNA window includes the following coding sequences:
- a CDS encoding protein-ADP-ribose hydrolase — MLQQERRIYLIKELLKEQQEKIKIPKTPTLQKQLLRALFNIRLPKEASNEFLKIQDEYLQEEIAKKGITDCHLLTPIKKGIYLWQGDITTLCRDAIVNAANSQMLGCFYPNHGCIDNAIHSYAGIQLRLACAKLMAQQGHDEATGKAKITPAFNLPSKYILHTVGPIIINKLKKSDCEKLRSCYNSCLKLASEKGLNSIAFCCISTGEFHFPNDIAAKIAIQTVYEYQKDHEIEVIFNVFTKNDYDIYASLLR, encoded by the coding sequence ATGTTACAACAAGAACGAAGAATTTACTTAATAAAAGAACTTTTAAAAGAACAACAAGAAAAAATAAAAATTCCTAAAACACCTACATTACAAAAACAATTATTACGAGCATTATTCAATATTCGTCTTCCCAAAGAAGCATCTAATGAATTTTTAAAAATACAAGACGAATATTTACAAGAAGAAATTGCTAAAAAGGGGATTACAGATTGTCATTTACTTACACCAATAAAAAAAGGAATATATTTATGGCAAGGGGATATTACTACGCTTTGTCGTGATGCGATTGTAAATGCTGCTAATAGTCAGATGTTAGGGTGTTTTTATCCTAACCATGGTTGTATTGATAATGCAATTCATAGTTATGCTGGAATTCAATTACGACTAGCTTGTGCTAAGCTAATGGCTCAACAAGGCCATGATGAAGCAACTGGAAAAGCAAAAATCACTCCAGCATTTAATCTACCAAGTAAATATATTTTACATACAGTTGGCCCAATTATAATTAATAAGTTAAAAAAATCAGATTGTGAAAAATTACGATCTTGTTATAATTCATGTTTAAAATTAGCTAGTGAAAAGGGACTTAATAGTATTGCATTTTGTTGTATTTCAACTGGTGAGTTTCATTTTCCTAATGATATAGCTGCTAAAATTGCAATTCAAACTGTTTATGAATATCAAAAAGATCATGAAATAGAGGTGATTTTTAATGTTTTTACAAAAAACGATTATGACATCTACGCAAGTTTACTTAGATAA
- a CDS encoding SWIM zinc finger family protein, translating into MNIFQKIILVQNNDYDVEIIFDDDEIIEMYCSCPYAMDGHNCKHITAVLYTYQEHIEYK; encoded by the coding sequence ATGAACATATTTCAAAAAATAATATTAGTGCAAAATAATGATTACGATGTTGAAATAATTTTTGATGATGACGAAATAATTGAGATGTATTGTTCTTGTCCATATGCTATGGATGGGCATAATTGTAAGCATATAACAGCAGTTTTATATACATATCAGGAGCATATAGAATACAAATAA
- a CDS encoding sensor histidine kinase, with protein sequence MILCAIFCIITIISLSLLFILINDIKKINEQIDYKNEHESHFEISIQSNLKQIKYLQKKINSLYKKTQEIEELALKKEKEMQTLMSGISHDIRTPLTSMQGYLKLIEETSDEEEKKKYLDTIEYRLETLKTILEDLFLHSKINDSDYQIKKEEFEIYPLICKVLASFYYDFDSKNIEPVILFSNEHLLLNANQEMTMRMLQNLVNNALKHGKNYFEINEENGIISFINNIDNNKQFDLESIFDRFYKGDQARHQNSTGLGLSIVKKIVEIHNWSIKATLDNDILIITINTNI encoded by the coding sequence AATTAATGAACAAATTGATTATAAAAACGAACATGAAAGTCATTTTGAAATATCGATTCAAAGTAATTTAAAACAAATTAAATATTTACAAAAGAAAATAAATTCTTTATACAAAAAAACTCAAGAAATCGAAGAACTAGCATTAAAAAAAGAAAAAGAAATGCAAACGTTAATGTCAGGAATATCTCACGATATTAGAACACCGCTTACTAGTATGCAAGGATACTTAAAATTAATTGAGGAAACTAGTGATGAAGAAGAAAAGAAAAAGTATTTAGATACAATTGAGTATCGTTTAGAAACATTAAAAACAATTTTAGAAGATTTATTTTTACACTCAAAAATAAATGACAGCGATTATCAAATCAAAAAAGAAGAATTTGAAATATATCCCCTTATTTGTAAAGTATTAGCATCATTTTATTATGATTTTGATTCAAAAAATATTGAACCTGTTATTTTATTTTCAAATGAACATCTTTTGCTTAATGCAAATCAAGAAATGACTATGCGAATGCTTCAAAATTTAGTAAATAATGCACTTAAACATGGTAAAAACTATTTTGAAATTAATGAAGAAAACGGAATCATTAGTTTTATTAATAATATAGATAATAATAAACAATTTGATCTTGAAAGTATCTTTGATCGCTTTTATAAAGGTGACCAAGCAAGACATCAAAATTCTACCGGACTAGGATTATCAATTGTAAAAAAGATTGTTGAAATTCATAATTGGTCAATTAAAGCAACATTGGATAATGATATTTTAATAATAACAATAAATACAAACATATAA
- a CDS encoding YbaK/EbsC family protein — MSFEDVKQYFENVGMEDRVIELEKSSATVKEAAKVIGCKPCQIAKTLSFLVDGKPILIVAAGDSKVDNRKYKNTFNEKAKMIPACQVETLIGHAPGGVCPFAINKEVAVYLDISLKRFEKVYPAGGNDYSTVYLSLAKLEIHSHFIDWVDVCKDWSVDV, encoded by the coding sequence ATGTCTTTTGAAGATGTAAAACAATATTTTGAAAATGTTGGAATGGAAGATAGAGTTATCGAACTTGAAAAATCAAGTGCTACAGTAAAAGAGGCAGCAAAAGTAATTGGCTGTAAGCCATGTCAAATTGCTAAAACACTGTCTTTTTTAGTTGATGGAAAACCAATTTTAATTGTTGCAGCAGGGGATAGTAAAGTTGACAATAGAAAATATAAAAATACCTTTAATGAAAAGGCAAAGATGATTCCAGCTTGTCAAGTAGAAACTCTTATTGGTCACGCACCAGGAGGAGTATGTCCTTTTGCAATTAACAAAGAAGTAGCCGTGTATCTTGATATATCACTAAAACGTTTTGAAAAAGTTTATCCTGCAGGTGGAAATGATTATAGTACAGTATATCTATCATTAGCTAAATTAGAAATTCATTCTCATTTTATCGATTGGGTAGATGTTTGCAAAGATTGGTCTGTAGATGTTTAG
- a CDS encoding VOC family protein, with amino-acid sequence MQCHIRSLYLCVKDMYRAIEFYENFFEKEVFIKDDIYSVFDIDGFRLGLFAFKKVDETHVYGSNCLPSIDVENLDVLKNKIKNLKLCFPLTKINNNWVVEFIDSEGNHIELTAPIK; translated from the coding sequence ATGCAATGTCATATTAGATCATTATATTTATGTGTAAAAGATATGTATAGGGCAATTGAATTTTATGAGAATTTTTTTGAAAAAGAAGTTTTTATAAAAGATGATATTTATAGTGTTTTTGATATTGATGGGTTTAGATTAGGATTATTTGCTTTTAAAAAAGTAGATGAAACTCATGTATATGGCAGTAATTGTTTACCTAGTATAGATGTTGAAAATTTAGATGTATTAAAAAACAAGATTAAAAATTTAAAACTATGTTTTCCACTAACAAAAATAAATAATAATTGGGTTGTAGAATTTATTGATTCAGAAGGTAATCATATTGAACTAACAGCACCGATTAAATAA
- a CDS encoding YjdF family protein, whose translation MDKVSIKVTVFFEMPFWVGVFEQISQEKLSVCKVTFKTEPKDYEVYHFILKNYYRLHFSLAVATDVKEVNYNPKRMQREVRKQMHNTGLATKSRQALKLQQEQFKIERKMKNRKQQEINKKRKFELKQQKRKEKHRGR comes from the coding sequence ATGGACAAAGTATCAATCAAAGTGACAGTATTTTTTGAAATGCCATTTTGGGTAGGTGTTTTTGAACAGATATCGCAAGAAAAATTATCTGTATGTAAAGTTACATTTAAAACGGAGCCAAAAGATTATGAGGTATATCATTTTATTTTGAAAAACTACTATCGCTTGCACTTTAGTCTGGCTGTGGCAACTGATGTAAAAGAGGTAAATTATAATCCAAAACGAATGCAACGTGAAGTACGCAAACAAATGCATAATACTGGATTAGCAACAAAATCTAGGCAAGCTTTAAAATTACAGCAGGAGCAGTTTAAAATTGAACGTAAGATGAAAAACCGCAAACAACAAGAAATAAATAAAAAGCGTAAATTTGAACTGAAACAGCAAAAAAGAAAGGAAAAGCATAGGGGCAGATAA
- the yqeC gene encoding selenium cofactor biosynthesis protein YqeC, with the protein MKTAILKLIKNAKLDHEHCISLIGGGGKTTLVFELGDVFCKDEKTILTTTTHMLYPDHLDKQQLCLHEDILEIKQKLKSLNLLFLAKPYINNKIQSMSFEFLSNVLLQCDKMIIEADGSKHYPLKFEKENEPVVPSFCNCVIQVVGANAINKKANEVLHRYLLAKKYFNWQDDPIVDLLILKQIIIYNFNKVAAKRKIVIINQIDVLKDFSLLYLLKNQLPYEIYFLSVKKDLFY; encoded by the coding sequence ATGAAAACAGCTATTTTAAAATTAATTAAAAACGCCAAACTTGATCATGAACATTGTATATCTTTAATTGGTGGTGGAGGCAAAACCACGCTTGTTTTTGAACTCGGTGATGTTTTTTGTAAAGACGAAAAAACTATTTTAACAACAACTACACATATGCTCTATCCTGATCATTTAGATAAACAACAACTTTGTTTACACGAAGATATTTTAGAAATAAAACAAAAACTAAAGTCTTTAAATTTATTATTTTTAGCTAAACCATATATTAATAATAAAATACAATCTATGTCTTTTGAATTTTTATCAAATGTATTATTACAATGCGATAAAATGATTATTGAAGCTGATGGTTCTAAGCATTATCCTTTAAAATTTGAAAAAGAAAATGAACCTGTCGTGCCTAGTTTTTGTAACTGTGTAATTCAAGTTGTAGGCGCAAATGCAATCAATAAAAAAGCTAATGAAGTTCTGCATCGCTATTTACTTGCAAAAAAGTATTTTAATTGGCAAGATGATCCAATCGTTGATCTTTTAATTCTTAAACAAATAATTATATATAATTTTAATAAAGTTGCGGCTAAACGTAAGATTGTTATAATTAATCAAATAGATGTTTTAAAAGATTTTTCTTTGTTATATTTATTAAAGAATCAATTACCCTATGAGATTTATTTTCTTTCTGTTAAAAAAGATTTGTTCTATTAA
- a CDS encoding SpaA isopeptide-forming pilin-related protein: protein MEGVELTVKAQKDIYKYGSLEKAPITKNAKGETAKVLVTDKKGYAVSDELPFGTYSQRNENTR from the coding sequence TTGGAAGGTGTTGAATTAACAGTAAAAGCACAGAAAGATATTTATAAATATGGCTCATTGGAAAAAGCACCGATTACTAAAAATGCAAAAGGAGAAACAGCAAAAGTTCTGGTAACCGACAAGAAAGGTTACGCAGTATCAGATGAATTACCGTTTGGTACGTATAGTCAGAGAAACGAAAACACTAGATGA
- the brnQ gene encoding branched-chain amino acid transport system II carrier protein: protein MDKLSLKNTLIIGITLFSMFFGAGNLIFPPLIGAKSGEQFVLAILGFILTAVVIPTVAVIVVSKHRGLKNITDRFHPKFTLIFITLVYLLIGPCVAIPRTASTSFEMTLAPFISSSFLSQMIYAFLFFILAGYAALHPNRLKDLLGKITAPILLILIGILFLGTIFIVPFGLSPATDSYANNAFITGFVEGYQTMDILAALNFGIIITLNIQALGIKKPGQIAKESMKAGVIAGILLGTVYIITGYIGMHTSSVMSTSNNGAEVLSYAINSAFGSWGQWIVGAIFFIACFNVAAGLLSCCSEYFHELAPKISYKNWLLIFTVFSFVVSSFGLDFILEFSVPILSIMCPISIIIVLIGIILPYKENK, encoded by the coding sequence ATGGATAAATTATCATTAAAAAATACTTTGATTATTGGAATAACTTTATTTTCAATGTTTTTTGGTGCGGGAAATTTAATTTTCCCACCATTAATAGGTGCCAAAAGTGGCGAACAGTTTGTACTAGCAATACTAGGTTTTATTTTAACTGCGGTTGTTATACCAACTGTTGCAGTAATTGTTGTATCAAAACATCGTGGTTTAAAAAATATAACTGACCGTTTTCATCCAAAATTTACACTAATTTTTATTACATTAGTCTATTTACTAATTGGACCATGTGTTGCTATTCCTAGAACTGCATCTACTTCATTTGAAATGACATTAGCTCCATTTATTTCGAGTTCTTTTTTGTCACAAATGATTTATGCTTTTTTATTTTTTATTTTGGCAGGGTATGCTGCATTACATCCTAATCGTTTAAAAGATTTACTTGGAAAAATAACTGCACCAATATTATTAATATTGATTGGTATTCTTTTTCTAGGAACAATATTTATCGTTCCTTTTGGTTTATCACCAGCAACTGATTCTTATGCAAATAATGCTTTTATAACGGGTTTTGTCGAGGGATATCAAACTATGGATATTTTAGCAGCCTTGAATTTTGGAATTATTATTACTTTAAATATTCAGGCTTTAGGTATAAAAAAACCAGGACAGATTGCTAAAGAAAGTATGAAAGCTGGAGTCATTGCCGGGATTTTATTAGGAACTGTTTATATAATTACTGGCTATATTGGAATGCATACTTCTTCGGTTATGTCTACTTCAAATAATGGTGCAGAAGTTTTATCTTATGCAATTAATAGTGCGTTTGGTTCATGGGGTCAATGGATTGTCGGAGCAATTTTCTTTATCGCATGTTTTAATGTAGCAGCAGGATTATTATCTTGCTGTTCAGAATATTTTCATGAACTTGCCCCAAAAATTTCTTATAAAAATTGGCTACTTATATTTACAGTATTTAGTTTTGTAGTTTCAAGTTTTGGATTGGATTTTATTTTAGAATTTTCTGTTCCAATTCTATCAATTATGTGTCCAATTTCAATTATTATTGTTTTGATCGGAATTATTTTGCCATATAAAGAAAATAAATAA
- a CDS encoding SIR2 family NAD-dependent protein deacylase: MFLQKTIMTSTQVYLDNIYKLKNAFLQADAIIIGAGAGLSTAAGFTYDGKRFMKYFSDFHEKYGIANMYAGGFYPFDSLEEYWAYWSRYIYINRYQEPLKPVYQKLYQLVKDKDYFVLTTNVDHCFQKAGFDKQRLFYSQGDYGLFQCSKACQPITYDNEKEILNMVSKQKEMKIPTQAIPYCPHCGALMTMNLRIDDTFVEDKGWHQAAKCYHEFLKSHKKQHILFLELGVGNNTPGIIKYPFWNMTLKNKNALYACINVQDTYYPKEIKKQTICIQEDIYKVIKDLQTMLAKDTNN, translated from the coding sequence ATGTTTTTACAAAAAACGATTATGACATCTACGCAAGTTTACTTAGATAATATATATAAATTAAAAAATGCTTTTTTACAAGCTGATGCAATAATTATTGGAGCTGGTGCAGGATTATCTACGGCTGCTGGATTTACATATGATGGAAAACGTTTTATGAAATATTTCAGTGATTTTCATGAAAAATATGGGATTGCTAACATGTATGCTGGAGGCTTTTATCCCTTTGATTCTTTAGAAGAGTATTGGGCATATTGGAGCCGTTATATTTATATTAATCGTTATCAAGAGCCATTAAAACCGGTATATCAAAAATTGTATCAGTTAGTTAAAGATAAAGATTATTTTGTTCTTACTACAAATGTTGATCATTGTTTTCAAAAAGCTGGATTTGATAAACAACGGTTATTTTACAGTCAAGGAGATTATGGTTTGTTTCAATGTTCCAAAGCCTGTCAGCCAATAACTTATGATAATGAAAAAGAAATTTTAAATATGGTATCAAAACAAAAAGAGATGAAAATACCGACTCAAGCGATTCCTTATTGTCCTCACTGTGGTGCATTGATGACAATGAATTTACGCATTGATGATACATTTGTTGAAGATAAAGGATGGCATCAAGCAGCCAAATGTTATCATGAATTTTTAAAATCACATAAAAAACAGCATATTTTATTTTTAGAACTAGGAGTAGGAAATAATACTCCAGGCATTATTAAATACCCTTTTTGGAATATGACACTTAAAAATAAAAATGCATTATATGCCTGTATAAATGTTCAAGATACCTACTATCCAAAAGAAATAAAAAAGCAAACAATTTGTATTCAAGAAGACATTTATAAAGTAATTAAAGATTTACAAACCATGTTAGCTAAAGATACTAATAATTAG